From the genome of Paenibacillus sp., one region includes:
- a CDS encoding antibiotic biosynthesis monooxygenase produces MILETAVLHVIPGQDDEFIENFKAASKIIASMRGYLGHELQKCLEREHQYLLLVRWERLEDHTIGFRQSEPYREWKRLLHRFYDPFPVVEHYENIDIE; encoded by the coding sequence TTGATCTTGGAGACGGCCGTATTGCACGTCATACCTGGGCAGGACGACGAGTTCATCGAAAATTTCAAGGCGGCGTCGAAGATCATCGCAAGCATGCGAGGGTATCTCGGGCACGAGCTGCAGAAATGTTTGGAGCGGGAGCATCAATATTTGCTGCTGGTGCGCTGGGAGCGGCTGGAGGATCACACGATCGGGTTTCGGCAGTCGGAGCCGTATCGGGAATGGAAGCGGCTGCTGCACAGGTTCTACGATCCGTTCCCCGTCGTCGAGCATTACGAGAACATCGATATCGAGTAA
- a CDS encoding cupin domain-containing protein, protein MLRSRETSEHYVWGDGCDGWRLADHGRLSVIEERMPPGTSEIRHYHAAAMQFFYVLRGELHIELEGRTFALRERQGLEVAPLRPHQVMNRGAEPAEFLVVSQPATKGDRYEAKAERSGID, encoded by the coding sequence GTGTTGCGGAGCAGGGAGACGTCCGAGCATTATGTTTGGGGCGACGGCTGCGACGGCTGGCGGCTTGCGGACCACGGCCGGCTCAGCGTGATCGAGGAGCGCATGCCGCCGGGCACGTCGGAGATTCGCCATTACCATGCGGCGGCGATGCAGTTTTTCTACGTGCTGCGAGGGGAACTCCACATCGAACTCGAAGGGCGAACGTTCGCGCTTCGCGAGCGGCAAGGTTTGGAAGTCGCGCCGCTGCGCCCTCATCAAGTCATGAACCGCGGGGCGGAGCCGGCGGAGTTCTTGGTCGTGTCGCAGCCGGCGACGAAGGGCGACCGTTACGAAGCGAAGGCGGAGAGGAGCGGAATCGATTGA
- a CDS encoding PhzF family phenazine biosynthesis protein gives MRIFIVDAFTDQPYKGNPAAVCVLDRERPERWMQRVANEMNCSETAFALRMGDEYSLRWFTPETEVDLCGHATLATAHLLWEEGLHEGDEIAFHTRSGRLTAERDGEWIRLDFPADPAVPAEAPEDLTEGLGSAALVYVGKGGTDLVVELEDEAAVARLRPNLHAWKRLDARGVLVTARSGRPNVDFVSRCFFPAIGIDEDPVTGSAHCTLGPYWAAKLGRTELTAMQLSAREGLLRLRVGTERVQLTGRAVTTLRGELAAERL, from the coding sequence TTGAGGATCTTTATTGTTGACGCATTTACTGATCAACCGTATAAAGGAAATCCGGCGGCCGTCTGCGTGCTGGATCGGGAACGGCCGGAACGGTGGATGCAGCGCGTGGCGAACGAAATGAATTGCTCCGAAACGGCGTTCGCGCTGCGAATGGGCGATGAATATTCGCTCCGGTGGTTTACGCCGGAAACCGAAGTCGATTTGTGCGGCCACGCGACGCTCGCGACCGCCCATCTGCTGTGGGAGGAAGGGCTTCACGAGGGAGACGAAATCGCGTTCCATACGCGCAGCGGCCGGTTGACGGCCGAACGGGACGGCGAATGGATCCGGCTCGATTTTCCGGCGGACCCGGCGGTTCCGGCGGAGGCGCCGGAGGACCTGACGGAAGGGCTCGGCTCCGCCGCGCTCGTCTATGTCGGGAAAGGCGGCACCGATCTCGTCGTCGAGCTCGAGGACGAAGCGGCCGTCGCGCGGCTGCGCCCGAACTTGCACGCGTGGAAGCGGCTTGACGCCAGGGGCGTGTTGGTGACGGCGCGGTCCGGCAGGCCGAACGTCGATTTCGTGTCTCGGTGCTTCTTCCCGGCGATCGGCATCGACGAAGATCCCGTGACCGGCTCCGCGCACTGCACGCTGGGGCCGTACTGGGCGGCCAAGCTGGGGAGAACGGAGCTGACCGCAATGCAGCTGTCCGCTCGCGAAGGGCTGCTTCGCCTTCGCGTCGGTACGGAGCGGGTTCAACTAACGGGACGGGCGGTCACGACGCTGCGCGGCGAGCTGGCCGCGGAACGGCTGTGA
- a CDS encoding GNAT family N-acetyltransferase codes for MPFNGLPLQTERLLLRPYTREDVPQLHTVLSDPETMRYWPAPFTEDQTAQWVERSLGLYASGLGRFAIVRQADGALIGDAGLLHLEMDGVLEYDVGYIVAANEWRRGYGFEAAAAVVAYGFRTLGLDRLCANMPAAHSASRRLAEKLGMRLEKIYANERNRGIETCLYAKRNETS; via the coding sequence ATGCCGTTTAACGGGCTGCCTTTGCAGACGGAACGATTGCTGCTTCGGCCTTATACGCGCGAGGACGTCCCCCAGCTGCATACGGTGCTGTCCGATCCGGAGACGATGCGGTATTGGCCGGCTCCGTTCACGGAGGATCAGACCGCCCAGTGGGTCGAGCGAAGCTTAGGTTTGTATGCCTCAGGTTTGGGGAGGTTCGCGATCGTTCGGCAGGCCGACGGGGCGCTGATCGGCGACGCGGGGCTGCTGCATCTCGAAATGGACGGCGTCCTAGAATACGATGTCGGGTACATCGTGGCGGCGAACGAATGGAGGCGAGGCTACGGCTTCGAAGCGGCGGCGGCCGTCGTCGCATACGGATTTCGTACGCTCGGGTTGGATCGGCTTTGCGCCAACATGCCCGCAGCGCACAGCGCTTCCCGCAGATTGGCCGAAAAACTCGGCATGCGGCTCGAAAAGATTTACGCGAATGAGAGAAATCGCGGCATTGAAACTTGTTTGTACGCGAAACGAAACGAGACATCATGA
- a CDS encoding GNAT family N-acetyltransferase — protein sequence MANIEVRQATIGDLAEAAALFNEYRQFYGQPSDPDGAQAFLYERFVHLESVIFLAKAGTERETVGFMQLYPTFSSISMQRSWILNDLFVAASARGQGAAQALLDAAAAYARQTGAKGLALSTAPDNVIAQRLYEKNGFERDAEFYHYFLRV from the coding sequence ATGGCGAATATTGAGGTGCGGCAGGCGACGATCGGCGATTTGGCGGAAGCCGCGGCGCTGTTTAACGAATATCGGCAGTTTTACGGGCAGCCTTCCGATCCGGACGGCGCGCAAGCGTTCTTGTACGAACGCTTCGTGCATCTGGAGTCGGTTATTTTTTTGGCGAAAGCCGGAACGGAGCGGGAAACCGTCGGCTTCATGCAGCTGTATCCGACGTTCTCCTCCATTTCGATGCAGCGCTCTTGGATTTTGAATGATTTGTTCGTAGCGGCCAGCGCCCGCGGTCAAGGGGCGGCGCAGGCGCTGCTGGACGCGGCGGCCGCTTACGCCCGGCAAACCGGAGCGAAGGGACTGGCGCTCAGCACCGCTCCCGACAACGTGATCGCGCAGCGGCTGTACGAAAAAAACGGATTCGAGCGGGACGCGGAATTTTACCATTATTTTTTGCGGGTGTGA
- a CDS encoding class I SAM-dependent methyltransferase — MRGETRFTANYDRWMEPLERRWFGAIRAELLRHAAGRTLEIGCGTGVNFPYYPKEVELTAIEPNASFRERAERRAQAAGRPVRIADAPAERLPFPDGAFDTVVGTLVFCTIPDPAEALREAARVCRPGGKLLLFEHVLHRRAALAALQHALTPAWRRLCDGCRLNRDTVRLVREAGWALEWKEAHLGDVFVALSAARRGVEKR, encoded by the coding sequence ATGCGCGGCGAAACGCGGTTTACGGCGAATTACGACCGGTGGATGGAGCCGCTCGAACGAAGGTGGTTCGGCGCGATCCGCGCCGAGCTGCTGCGCCATGCGGCGGGAAGGACGCTCGAGATCGGCTGCGGCACGGGCGTCAATTTCCCGTATTATCCGAAGGAAGTCGAGCTGACGGCGATCGAGCCGAACGCCTCGTTCCGGGAGCGCGCCGAACGCCGCGCGCAGGCCGCAGGCCGCCCCGTCCGCATCGCGGACGCGCCGGCGGAGCGGCTGCCGTTCCCGGACGGCGCCTTCGACACGGTGGTCGGCACGCTGGTGTTCTGCACGATTCCCGATCCGGCGGAGGCGCTCCGCGAGGCGGCGAGAGTATGCCGGCCGGGCGGGAAGCTGCTTCTGTTCGAGCACGTGCTGCATCGCAGAGCGGCGCTGGCGGCGCTGCAGCATGCGCTGACGCCGGCATGGCGACGGCTGTGCGACGGCTGCCGCTTGAATCGAGACACGGTGCGGCTCGTTCGCGAGGCGGGTTGGGCGCTGGAATGGAAGGAAGCGCATTTGGGGGACGTGTTCGTCGCGTTGTCTGCCGCGCGCCGCGGTGTCGAAAAACGTTGA
- a CDS encoding GNAT family N-acetyltransferase → MKLTIRTDRLTLRTLDEAAADDVLAFEERNREHLKPWEPWRDPEYYTYRHQRLLLEDDCKQMNEGRLLRLWICKDDRIIGSAALSNIVRGAFQSCHLGYKIDAEEAGRGYMTEAVRALVEIGFETMKLHRIEANIMPRNAASLRVVEKLGFQPEGLARKYLKINGVWEDHIHMVLLNERFE, encoded by the coding sequence ATGAAGCTAACGATTCGGACGGATCGGCTGACGCTTCGCACGCTCGACGAGGCTGCGGCGGACGATGTGCTCGCTTTCGAGGAGCGCAATCGGGAGCATTTGAAGCCATGGGAACCCTGGCGCGACCCTGAGTACTATACGTATCGGCATCAACGCCTTTTGCTGGAAGACGACTGCAAACAAATGAACGAGGGCCGGCTGCTTCGGCTCTGGATATGTAAAGACGATCGAATCATCGGATCCGCCGCGCTCAGCAACATCGTGCGGGGCGCTTTTCAATCTTGCCACCTGGGTTATAAGATCGACGCGGAAGAAGCCGGGCGCGGCTATATGACGGAGGCGGTGCGCGCTCTCGTCGAGATCGGGTTCGAGACGATGAAGCTGCATCGGATCGAGGCGAACATCATGCCGCGGAACGCAGCGTCGCTGCGGGTCGTCGAGAAGCTGGGCTTTCAGCCGGAGGGGCTCGCGCGTAAATATTTGAAAATCAACGGCGTTTGGGAGGATCATATCCATATGGTGCTTCTGAACGAACGATTCGAATAA
- a CDS encoding DUF5071 domain-containing protein → MNDDRVDLPRAEEGAVRWESLREWSVERLSGVVPALLERLKEPDADEAASLLLRLEYELVPHLQSVLRSGDARRKAAALERVVRRMPKEVGLELTSELIALAMNPSEEDAGEGVDELAEEALAAWL, encoded by the coding sequence ATGAACGACGACCGAGTCGACCTGCCTCGCGCAGAGGAAGGCGCCGTGCGCTGGGAGTCGCTTCGGGAATGGAGCGTCGAGCGGCTCTCGGGCGTCGTTCCGGCGCTGTTGGAGCGATTGAAGGAGCCGGATGCGGACGAAGCGGCGTCGCTGCTGCTGCGGCTGGAATACGAACTCGTACCTCATTTGCAGTCGGTGCTTCGCTCCGGCGACGCCCGGCGGAAGGCGGCCGCGCTGGAGCGCGTCGTCCGACGAATGCCGAAGGAGGTCGGGCTGGAGCTGACGTCCGAGCTGATCGCGCTCGCGATGAATCCGTCGGAAGAGGACGCGGGAGAGGGAGTCGACGAATTGGCGGAGGAGGCGCTCGCCGCTTGGCTGTGA
- the murI gene encoding glutamate racemase → MAIAVFDSGMGGLTVLHEAMGRIPGETFIYYADTLHVPYGTKPKEFVRDCVLTSVRAIMEQPEPVRAVVVACNTATSIAIGALRETYPDIPIIGMEPAVKPAVELIRGSGKRVLVTATPLTLQESKYHELVKRVDDQAIVDSLPLPELVRFCEELRFEGEEIEAYFRERFAGLRLADYGTIVLGCTHFPFYRRALARVLPSHIRMIDGSRGTVKRLREVLGASEKAENGKGGLRFMSSGGGAEYETKLQTALRRYDEMVREAEAEAKR, encoded by the coding sequence ATGGCGATCGCCGTTTTTGATTCCGGGATGGGCGGCCTTACGGTGCTTCACGAAGCGATGGGGCGGATCCCCGGGGAAACCTTCATTTATTATGCGGATACGCTGCACGTTCCGTACGGCACGAAGCCGAAGGAATTCGTCAGAGACTGCGTGCTGACGTCCGTCCGCGCCATCATGGAGCAGCCGGAGCCGGTCCGCGCGGTCGTAGTCGCGTGCAATACCGCGACGAGCATCGCGATCGGGGCGCTGCGGGAGACGTACCCGGATATTCCGATCATCGGCATGGAGCCGGCCGTGAAGCCCGCGGTCGAGCTGATCCGCGGCAGCGGCAAACGCGTGCTCGTCACGGCGACGCCGTTGACGCTGCAGGAGTCGAAGTATCACGAGCTGGTGAAACGCGTCGACGATCAAGCGATCGTCGATTCGCTGCCGCTGCCCGAGCTGGTCCGGTTTTGCGAAGAGCTGCGGTTCGAAGGGGAAGAGATCGAAGCGTACTTCCGGGAACGATTCGCAGGGCTGCGCCTCGCGGATTACGGAACGATCGTGCTCGGGTGCACGCATTTTCCGTTTTACCGACGCGCGCTCGCCCGTGTACTCCCGAGCCACATCCGCATGATCGACGGAAGCCGGGGAACGGTGAAGCGGCTGCGGGAGGTGCTCGGCGCTTCGGAGAAGGCGGAGAACGGCAAAGGCGGCCTCCGGTTTATGAGCTCCGGCGGCGGCGCGGAATACGAGACGAAGCTGCAAACCGCGCTTCGGCGGTACGACGAGATGGTCCGGGAAGCGGAGGCGGAGGCGAAGCGATGA
- a CDS encoding class I SAM-dependent methyltransferase — MRDSKERFGERVEHYVKYRPGYPAEALDFLYGELGFADAELIADVGAGTGIFAKLLLERGSAVAAVEPNAEMRRAAEAALSGWDRFRAVDGSAERTTLPDGSVDGIVCAQSFHWFDIPAAKREFARILRPNRYVALIWNRRKPDADPFAQEYESLLQRYSRDYEIVKHDKVEDGQLESFFRDAKYGKRSFPNRQTFDAEGLRGRAMSSSYCPLPGEPNFEPLMNGLDAAFERWQRDGAVRFEYETNVYYGFV, encoded by the coding sequence ATGAGGGACAGCAAAGAGAGGTTCGGAGAGCGTGTCGAGCACTACGTAAAATACCGTCCCGGGTATCCGGCGGAGGCGCTCGACTTCCTGTACGGCGAGCTCGGCTTCGCGGACGCGGAGCTGATCGCCGACGTCGGCGCCGGTACAGGCATCTTCGCGAAGCTGCTGCTCGAGAGGGGCAGCGCCGTGGCGGCGGTCGAGCCGAACGCAGAGATGCGCCGGGCGGCGGAAGCCGCATTGTCCGGCTGGGATCGGTTCCGCGCGGTCGACGGCTCCGCCGAGCGGACGACGCTGCCGGACGGCTCGGTCGACGGCATCGTCTGCGCGCAGTCGTTCCATTGGTTCGACATCCCCGCGGCGAAGCGGGAATTCGCCCGCATCTTGCGGCCGAACCGATACGTCGCGCTCATCTGGAACCGGCGCAAGCCCGACGCGGATCCGTTCGCGCAGGAATACGAGAGTCTCCTGCAGCGCTACAGCCGGGATTACGAGATCGTAAAGCACGATAAAGTGGAAGACGGGCAGCTCGAGTCGTTCTTCCGGGACGCGAAATACGGCAAGCGGTCCTTCCCGAACCGCCAAACGTTCGACGCCGAAGGGCTGCGAGGACGCGCGATGTCGTCGTCCTACTGCCCGCTTCCGGGGGAACCGAATTTCGAGCCGCTGATGAACGGGCTCGACGCGGCGTTCGAGCGGTGGCAGCGAGACGGCGCGGTCCGTTTCGAATACGAGACGAACGTGTACTACGGCTTCGTCTAA
- a CDS encoding thioredoxin family protein, with amino-acid sequence MTLRSLNAEAFEGAIHSSKLTLVDFSAAWCPPCRTLLPILEQLAEEEGEAADIYSVDVDASPELAERFGVLSMPTVFAFKDGEALEKLVGLRPKPAYQAVIRRHA; translated from the coding sequence ATGACCTTAAGAAGCTTGAACGCCGAGGCGTTCGAAGGCGCGATTCACAGCTCGAAGCTGACGCTGGTGGACTTTTCCGCCGCGTGGTGCCCCCCTTGCAGGACGCTGCTTCCGATTTTGGAACAGCTCGCCGAGGAAGAAGGAGAGGCGGCGGACATTTATTCCGTCGACGTCGACGCCTCCCCCGAGCTTGCCGAGCGGTTCGGCGTCCTGAGCATGCCGACCGTGTTCGCGTTCAAAGACGGAGAAGCGCTCGAGAAGCTCGTCGGCCTGCGGCCGAAGCCCGCGTACCAAGCGGTCATCCGCCGCCACGCGTGA
- a CDS encoding MerR family transcriptional regulator — MKIGELSKATGVSLRSLRYYEEQGLLQPERTENGYRVYSPFAVEQVRTIQLYLRLGLSTEQIVGFLHCVLKNKEAFCREIMPVYESKLKEIDDQIEKLLAIRGNLIERIEAIRRESSASEQEERT; from the coding sequence ATGAAAATCGGGGAATTGTCCAAAGCGACGGGCGTCAGCCTCAGATCGCTTCGTTATTACGAAGAACAAGGCTTGCTGCAGCCGGAGCGCACGGAGAACGGGTACCGCGTTTACTCGCCGTTCGCGGTGGAGCAGGTGCGCACGATCCAGCTGTACTTGCGGCTCGGCCTGTCGACGGAGCAAATCGTCGGCTTTCTGCACTGCGTCCTCAAAAATAAAGAAGCGTTCTGCCGCGAAATCATGCCCGTATACGAATCGAAACTGAAAGAGATCGACGACCAGATCGAAAAGCTGCTCGCCATCCGCGGCAATTTGATCGAGCGGATCGAAGCGATTCGAAGGGAGTCGTCGGCATCGGAACAGGAGGAACGAACATGA
- the rimP gene encoding ribosome maturation factor RimP, protein MSASGVQQAVADLVTPFLEREGFELVEVEYVTEGGNRYLRVYVDKEGGIDIDECGRISEYLSEQLDQQDPISDAYILEVSSPGAERPLKKPEDYRRAVGKDVYITTVEPVEGKQEFEGPLVAYDGETVTVKAGKKGKGKEVTFGVDKIASARLTIIF, encoded by the coding sequence GTGAGCGCATCGGGAGTGCAGCAAGCGGTTGCCGATCTGGTGACGCCGTTCCTGGAGCGGGAGGGGTTCGAACTGGTCGAAGTGGAGTATGTCACCGAGGGCGGAAACCGGTATCTGCGGGTGTACGTGGACAAAGAAGGCGGCATCGACATCGACGAGTGCGGACGAATCAGCGAGTATTTAAGCGAACAATTGGATCAGCAGGATCCGATCTCCGACGCTTACATATTGGAAGTATCCTCTCCGGGCGCGGAGCGCCCGCTCAAGAAGCCTGAGGATTACCGCCGGGCCGTGGGCAAAGACGTGTACATTACGACCGTGGAGCCCGTCGAAGGGAAGCAAGAATTCGAAGGCCCGCTCGTCGCGTACGACGGCGAAACGGTAACCGTTAAGGCGGGCAAGAAGGGCAAAGGCAAAGAAGTCACGTTCGGAGTGGACAAAATCGCCAGCGCCCGCCTCACTATCATTTTCTAA
- the nusA gene encoding transcription termination factor NusA produces the protein MNTDFIEALAEIEREKGIGKEVLIEAIEAALISSYKRNFNTAQNVRVDINRLTGVIRVYARKTVVDEVLDPRMEISLYAAREINPNYSLDDIVEIEVTPRDFGRIAAQTAKQVVTQRIREAERGLIYNAFVDKEEDIVTGIVQRMDTRNLYVDLGKVEAVMPLTEMMPTDKFKLNDRIKGYITRVENTTKGPQIVLSRTHPGLLKRLFELEVPEIYDGVVEIRSVAREAGFRSKIAVFSRNDDVDPVGSCVGPKGARVQTIVNELRGEKIDIVRWSENVEEFVANALSPSKVVEVKVLEDEKTARVIVPDYQLSLAIGIKGQNARLAAKLTGWKIDIKSETQAEEEFGRPRTEEALPQDSASFD, from the coding sequence ATGAATACGGATTTTATCGAAGCATTGGCGGAAATCGAGAGAGAGAAAGGGATCGGCAAAGAGGTGCTTATCGAAGCGATCGAAGCCGCCCTGATTTCCAGCTATAAGCGGAATTTCAATACGGCGCAAAACGTGCGCGTCGACATTAACCGGCTCACGGGCGTCATTCGCGTATACGCGCGGAAGACGGTCGTCGACGAAGTGCTCGATCCGCGCATGGAAATTTCGCTGTACGCGGCTCGGGAGATCAACCCGAACTATTCGCTGGACGATATCGTCGAGATCGAGGTGACGCCTCGCGATTTCGGCCGCATCGCGGCCCAAACCGCGAAGCAGGTCGTGACGCAGCGCATCCGCGAGGCCGAACGCGGACTCATCTATAACGCATTCGTCGACAAAGAGGAAGATATCGTCACCGGCATCGTGCAGCGGATGGATACGCGCAACTTGTACGTCGACCTCGGCAAAGTCGAAGCGGTCATGCCGCTGACGGAGATGATGCCGACGGATAAGTTCAAGCTGAACGACCGGATCAAAGGCTACATTACCCGCGTCGAGAACACGACGAAGGGGCCGCAAATCGTATTGTCCCGCACGCATCCCGGTTTGCTGAAGCGATTGTTCGAGCTCGAGGTGCCGGAAATTTACGACGGCGTCGTCGAAATTCGTTCCGTCGCGCGCGAAGCGGGATTCCGTTCGAAAATCGCCGTTTTCTCGCGTAACGACGACGTCGATCCGGTCGGCTCCTGCGTCGGTCCGAAGGGCGCGCGCGTCCAGACGATCGTCAACGAACTGCGCGGCGAGAAGATCGATATCGTGCGCTGGAGCGAGAACGTCGAGGAGTTCGTCGCGAACGCGCTCAGCCCGTCGAAGGTCGTCGAGGTGAAGGTGCTCGAAGACGAAAAGACGGCGCGCGTCATCGTCCCGGATTACCAGTTGTCGCTGGCGATCGGCATCAAAGGGCAAAACGCGAGGCTTGCGGCGAAGCTCACGGGATGGAAAATCGATATCAAAAGCGAAACGCAGGCGGAAGAGGAATTCGGTCGTCCGCGCACGGAAGAGGCGCTGCCGCAAGATTCCGCCAGCTTCGATTAA
- the rnpM gene encoding RNase P modulator RnpM translates to MRVRRVPLRKCVACQQGKPKKELIRIVRTPQSEVLIDITGKKSGRGAYLCGQVSCFTLAKKSRALDRALKVPVGDDVYDTLAQEFIRVEDEFRAYQAALPDEEEEGEVTG, encoded by the coding sequence GTGAGAGTTCGGCGCGTACCGTTACGCAAATGCGTCGCTTGTCAGCAAGGCAAACCGAAGAAAGAGCTCATTCGTATCGTTCGTACGCCGCAAAGCGAGGTGCTCATCGACATCACCGGCAAAAAATCGGGCCGCGGCGCGTACCTTTGCGGACAGGTTTCCTGCTTTACTTTGGCAAAGAAAAGCCGCGCACTCGACCGGGCGCTGAAAGTCCCGGTCGGCGACGACGTGTACGATACCCTCGCTCAAGAATTCATCCGGGTGGAAGACGAGTTTCGCGCATACCAAGCGGCTCTGCCCGACGAAGAGGAAGAAGGCGAAGTCACCGGATGA
- a CDS encoding L7Ae/L30e/S12e/Gadd45 family ribosomal protein — protein sequence MNDRERTLSYLGLALRAGKLASGDEGVMKAVRSRTACIVFVASDASDNARKKYRDKCEYYGVPISDVFDRRELGQSVGKAERVVVAVTDKGLSELVRKSLAKHAEVGFH from the coding sequence ATGAACGATCGAGAGCGGACGTTGTCCTATCTTGGGCTGGCGCTGCGGGCCGGCAAACTGGCCAGCGGGGACGAAGGCGTGATGAAGGCGGTTCGCAGCCGTACGGCTTGCATCGTGTTCGTCGCGAGCGACGCTTCGGACAACGCAAGAAAGAAATACCGGGATAAGTGCGAATATTACGGCGTGCCGATCAGCGACGTCTTCGACCGGCGGGAGCTTGGGCAAAGCGTCGGCAAGGCGGAGCGGGTCGTGGTCGCCGTTACGGATAAGGGGTTATCCGAGCTTGTCCGCAAGAGCTTGGCAAAACATGCGGAGGTGGGGTTTCATTGA